In the sulfur-oxidizing endosymbiont of Gigantopelta aegis genome, one interval contains:
- a CDS encoding UDP-glucose 4-epimerase family protein: MLKVLITGSNGFVGQSLASSLVEEPMALIKTYRHLPESPGYHSESTEDMVRCFAVGDINAQTQWQAALSGVDAVVHLAARVHVMQETHADPLAAFREVNTQGTLNLARQAVDAGVKRFIYLSSIKVNGEKTADKPFFADDVPAPQDPYAISKFEAEQQLLQLGKETGLEIVIIRPTLVYGRGVKGNFRRLINLVNKSLPLPFSGIKNARSLVSIDNLCSLIQVCLSHPKAADEVFLVNDGQDVSTTELFETIATVLHVKSRLFYLPRGWIRFFAALLHKNAEFERLFGSLQVDISKNEQLLGWKPGLSVKDGIKKMLESR; the protein is encoded by the coding sequence TTGCTTAAAGTCTTAATCACCGGTAGTAATGGTTTTGTTGGCCAATCACTTGCTTCTTCACTTGTTGAAGAACCTATGGCACTTATAAAAACCTATCGCCATTTACCTGAATCTCCAGGCTATCATAGTGAATCAACTGAGGACATGGTCAGGTGCTTTGCCGTGGGTGATATCAATGCTCAAACGCAATGGCAAGCAGCCTTAAGCGGGGTAGATGCCGTAGTGCATTTGGCAGCACGGGTGCATGTGATGCAAGAAACCCATGCTGATCCCTTGGCGGCTTTTCGTGAGGTGAATACTCAGGGTACGCTCAATCTTGCTCGACAGGCAGTGGATGCGGGTGTTAAGCGCTTTATCTATCTTAGCTCGATTAAGGTTAATGGTGAGAAAACGGCGGATAAACCATTTTTTGCGGATGACGTGCCTGCGCCACAAGATCCTTATGCGATATCTAAATTTGAAGCAGAGCAACAGCTTTTGCAATTAGGTAAGGAAACGGGACTGGAAATCGTTATTATTCGTCCTACATTGGTTTATGGTCGGGGTGTTAAGGGTAATTTTCGACGTCTTATCAATTTAGTGAACAAATCATTACCCCTGCCTTTTTCGGGTATAAAAAATGCGCGTAGTTTGGTGAGTATCGACAATCTTTGTTCATTGATTCAAGTGTGTTTGTCCCATCCTAAAGCTGCTGATGAAGTCTTTTTAGTGAACGATGGTCAGGATGTGTCTACGACAGAATTGTTTGAAACTATTGCTACAGTCTTGCATGTAAAAAGTCGTTTATTTTATTTACCCAGAGGCTGGATTCGATTTTTTGCCGCTTTATTGCATAAAAATGCAGAATTTGAACGCCTATTTGGTTCGTTGCAGGTTGATATTAGCAAAAATGAGCAATTATTAGGCTGGAAACCAGGGCTTTCTGTTAAAGATGGGATAAAAAAAATGCTTGAGTCTCGTTAA
- a CDS encoding ATP-binding protein: MADIKRNLHNKINELMDYFPCLVIWGPRQCGKTVLSKMLRPNWAYFDLENPQTFDKIHDDLNFFFQHNNTDVIIDEAQLSPDLFRTLRGVIDDKRSLNNRFILTGSSSPELLSKTNETLAGRVATVELSPFKVNELQQTPLPEFYSIFNKPLSIQDFDFLYRLQPIVSHEQLLNHFLQGGYPTPTLTNNSSLHKNWMEQYFANYILRDVRNLFPKMDTIKFRRFSMMLTALSGTIINRSQLGRSLDVNESTVKNYLDIAHGTMIWRNIPSFERSKIKSIIKMPKGIFRDSGLNNYLQNLITFEQLHNSPLVGQNFESFIIEEVIRGVQASQATRWNYSYFRTKSGSEVDLVLSGEFGLLPIEIKYGTDTRRKQLTGLQKFITDNNAPYGIVINNSEKIALISDKIIQIPAVFI, translated from the coding sequence ATGGCAGATATAAAAAGAAACTTACACAATAAAATCAATGAACTCATGGACTACTTCCCCTGCTTAGTGATCTGGGGACCACGCCAATGCGGGAAAACAGTATTATCAAAAATGCTTAGACCCAATTGGGCTTACTTTGATCTGGAAAATCCACAAACTTTTGACAAAATTCACGATGACCTCAACTTTTTTTTTCAACACAATAATACTGATGTCATCATCGATGAAGCGCAACTTTCGCCCGATCTTTTTCGCACCCTCAGAGGTGTCATTGATGACAAACGGTCGCTCAACAACCGTTTTATTCTAACCGGCTCTAGCTCACCCGAGTTGTTAAGTAAAACCAATGAAACCTTGGCTGGACGCGTTGCAACGGTTGAACTATCGCCATTTAAGGTTAACGAGCTGCAACAAACACCATTGCCAGAATTCTATTCAATTTTTAATAAACCATTATCCATTCAAGATTTTGATTTTTTATATCGGCTTCAGCCCATTGTGAGCCATGAGCAACTACTCAATCATTTTCTTCAGGGTGGTTATCCAACACCCACATTGACCAACAACTCATCACTGCATAAAAACTGGATGGAACAATATTTTGCAAATTATATTTTAAGAGACGTTAGAAATTTATTTCCTAAAATGGACACGATTAAATTTCGTCGCTTCAGCATGATGTTAACGGCTCTATCCGGCACCATAATCAATCGCTCCCAATTAGGACGCTCACTGGATGTTAATGAAAGCACGGTAAAAAATTATCTCGATATTGCGCATGGCACAATGATTTGGCGAAATATTCCCAGCTTTGAGCGTTCTAAAATAAAATCAATCATAAAAATGCCTAAAGGTATTTTCCGTGACAGTGGCTTAAACAATTATCTGCAAAACTTAATCACCTTTGAACAATTACATAATTCCCCCTTAGTAGGACAAAACTTTGAATCTTTTATTATTGAAGAGGTTATTCGCGGGGTACAAGCAAGCCAAGCAACCCGGTGGAATTATTCTTATTTTAGAACCAAATCAGGTTCTGAAGTTGATCTTGTCCTCTCCGGCGAATTTGGCCTGCTGCCTATTGAAATAAAATATGGTACAGACACTCGAAGAAAGCAGTTAACAGGCCTACAAAAATTTATTACCGATAACAATGCGCCTTATGGTATCGTAATTAACAATTCTGAAAAAATAGCACTCATCAGTGATAAAATTATACAAATACCGGCGGTGTTTATTTAG
- a CDS encoding IS3 family transposase, protein MKYAWITDQAKDYPVTILCRFMDVSRSCYYDWVSSPKTDREKENEALTEQLKNCLKTVARLMEPVVLKRKLAEKGVHISRRRIGRLMKKAGLFCKTKRRFKATTNSKHNKRISPNLLEREFTVSQPDRYYVGDITYIATKEGWLYLAVVIDLFSRQIVGWSMDERMKAKLVNDALLMAIWKRKPMDGLLWHTDRGSQYASDSHRKILSDHNIIQSMSRKGNCWDNAVSESFFHSLKTELTHHCRFKTRVEAKQAIFEYIEVFYNRERLHSANDYLSPVDYEIQQEIA, encoded by the coding sequence GTGAAGTACGCATGGATAACTGATCAGGCTAAAGATTACCCGGTAACGATTCTGTGCCGTTTTATGGATGTTTCCCGTAGTTGCTATTATGATTGGGTTAGCTCTCCTAAAACGGATAGAGAGAAAGAAAATGAAGCGCTTACTGAGCAGCTAAAAAACTGTTTGAAGACAGTCGCAAGACTTATGGAACCCGTCGTCTTAAAAAGAAAACTGGCTGAAAAAGGCGTTCATATAAGCCGCCGGAGAATTGGTCGATTAATGAAAAAAGCCGGTTTGTTTTGTAAAACGAAGAGACGCTTTAAAGCGACGACTAATTCCAAGCATAATAAGCGTATATCTCCAAATTTACTGGAAAGAGAGTTTACTGTCTCTCAACCTGATCGCTACTATGTGGGTGATATTACCTATATTGCCACCAAGGAAGGCTGGTTATATTTAGCGGTTGTCATTGACTTATTCTCTAGGCAAATTGTTGGCTGGTCGATGGATGAGCGAATGAAAGCCAAGCTAGTCAATGATGCTTTACTGATGGCCATATGGAAGCGTAAACCAATGGATGGATTGCTTTGGCATACTGACCGAGGTAGCCAATATGCCTCTGATAGTCATAGAAAAATATTGTCGGATCATAACATAATTCAGTCTATGAGCCGCAAAGGAAATTGCTGGGACAATGCTGTATCAGAGAGCTTCTTTCATAGTTTGAAAACTGAATTGACGCACCATTGTCGATTCAAAACCAGAGTAGAAGCAAAGCAGGCAATATTTGAATATATTGAGGTATTTTATAATCGGGAGCGACTTCATTCGGCTAATGATTATTTGTCACCAGTCGATTATGAAATACAGCAGGAAATAGCTTAA
- a CDS encoding transposase has protein sequence MNDQTKKPNKSYTSEFKESAVKLANETDQPVSQTARELGVNVNTLHTWISKYSKPVKTVANRSDEHIYDEVKRLKKELAKVIQERDLLKRPQRTLQGKLCEVRMDN, from the coding sequence ATGAATGATCAAACAAAAAAACCGAACAAAAGCTATACATCAGAATTTAAAGAATCAGCTGTCAAATTAGCTAATGAGACGGATCAACCCGTTTCTCAGACTGCCAGGGAGCTAGGTGTTAATGTAAATACTCTACATACCTGGATCAGTAAATATTCCAAACCGGTGAAGACGGTAGCCAATAGAAGTGATGAACACATTTATGATGAAGTAAAACGTCTGAAAAAAGAATTGGCAAAAGTGATTCAGGAGCGTGATTTATTAAAAAGGCCACAGCGTACTTTGCAAGGGAAACTTTGTGAAGTACGCATGGATAACTGA